A genome region from Variovorax paradoxus includes the following:
- a CDS encoding efflux transporter outer membrane subunit, translating into MNAHAFRLSTWVAAALLAGCVNLAPVYSRPDAPVAPAWPASAGANEAKDGATAATAAAPAATGWESFISDDRLRRTIALAIANNRDLRVALQNIEKARAQYGVQRAELFPSIAATAGGTRQRNAAATSSSGESSIGSTYTVALGFSSYELDLFGRLRNLNEAALQSYLSTEATTRSTRISLVAEVASAWLTLAADNERLKLAQSTLASQQRSYALTSRMKALGAGTALALAQSQTTVDSARVDVASYTAQVAQDRNALDLLAGATVPDELLPPAGMAAASALLDVPAGLPSTLLQQRPDVLSAEHTLQASNADIGAARAAFFPTISLTASAGSSSTALSGLFKGGNSAWSFAPSISLPIFNAGSNRASLDAAKAQREIDLATYEKTVQTAFREVADALAVRASLGEQLAAQQSLVDATQKSYTLSDALYRNGSYSFLEVLDAQRSLYTAQQTLIGLRLSEQSNRITLFKVMGGGDTASSS; encoded by the coding sequence ATGAACGCACATGCTTTCAGACTCTCCACGTGGGTCGCGGCCGCGCTGCTCGCCGGCTGCGTCAACCTCGCTCCCGTGTATTCGCGCCCCGACGCGCCGGTGGCGCCGGCCTGGCCCGCGTCGGCCGGCGCCAACGAAGCCAAAGACGGCGCCACAGCCGCAACCGCCGCCGCACCAGCCGCCACCGGCTGGGAAAGCTTCATCAGCGACGATCGCCTGCGCCGGACCATCGCGCTGGCGATCGCCAACAACCGCGACCTGCGCGTGGCGCTGCAGAACATCGAGAAGGCGCGCGCGCAGTACGGCGTGCAGCGCGCCGAGCTGTTCCCCAGCATCGCAGCCACCGCGGGCGGCACGCGCCAGCGCAACGCGGCGGCCACGAGCAGCAGCGGCGAGTCGTCCATCGGCAGCACCTACACCGTCGCGCTGGGCTTCAGCAGCTACGAGCTCGACCTGTTCGGCCGCTTGCGCAACCTCAACGAAGCCGCGCTGCAGAGCTACTTGTCGACCGAGGCCACGACCCGCAGCACGCGCATCAGCCTGGTGGCCGAGGTCGCCTCGGCCTGGCTCACGCTCGCCGCCGACAACGAGCGGTTGAAGCTCGCGCAGAGCACGCTCGCGAGCCAGCAGCGCTCCTACGCGCTGACCAGCCGCATGAAGGCGCTGGGCGCCGGCACCGCGCTGGCGCTGGCCCAGTCACAGACCACGGTGGACTCGGCGCGCGTCGACGTGGCCAGCTACACAGCGCAGGTTGCGCAGGACCGCAACGCGCTCGACCTGCTGGCCGGCGCCACGGTGCCCGACGAACTGCTGCCGCCCGCCGGCATGGCCGCGGCCAGCGCCCTGCTCGACGTGCCCGCCGGCCTGCCCTCCACGTTGCTGCAGCAGCGCCCCGACGTGCTGTCCGCCGAGCACACGCTGCAGGCCTCGAATGCCGACATCGGCGCGGCGCGCGCGGCGTTCTTTCCGACGATTTCGCTCACGGCAAGCGCAGGCTCGTCGAGCACGGCGCTGTCGGGTCTCTTCAAGGGCGGCAACAGCGCATGGAGCTTCGCGCCGTCGATCAGCCTGCCGATCTTCAACGCCGGCAGCAACCGCGCCAGCCTCGACGCGGCGAAGGCGCAGCGCGAGATCGACCTCGCGACCTACGAGAAGACAGTGCAGACCGCCTTCCGCGAAGTGGCCGACGCGCTGGCCGTGCGCGCCTCGCTGGGCGAACAGCTCGCGGCGCAGCAGTCGCTGGTGGACGCCACGCAGAAGAGCTACACGCTGTCGGACGCGCTGTACCGCAACGGCAGCTACAGCTTCCTCGAGGTGCTCGATGCGCAGCGCTCGCTCTACACCGCGCAGCAGACGCTGATCGGCTTGCGCCTGTCGGAGCAGAGCAACCGCATCACGCTCTTCAAAGTGATGGGCGGAGGCGACACGGCTTCGTCGAGTTGA
- a CDS encoding class I adenylate-forming enzyme family protein: protein MHSDFQAAIDSEFGAIADLVRLHARHTPGHAALADAQHTLDYRALDALMDRIAASLQRDGLQPGDAIAVCATSSVNYAAVFLGALRAGVAVAPLAPGSTPASLARMISDADARILFSDASAAEVIGPAQPGGIARVALDGSQVGGAFDAWLAPAGAQPRPVAAQPSWPFNIIYSSGTTGEPKGIVQGHGMRWAHVQRGARYEYDSRTVTLLSTPLYSNTTLVVFFPTIAFGGCVVLMPKFDALGYLQLAEKHRVTHTMLVPVQYQRLMAHPRFDAHDLSSYKFKFSTSAPFNAALKADVLKRWPGGLIEFYGMTEGGGTCILEAHLNPTKLHTVGQPAQGSDIRLIDEEGNELSRDDPDAAGEVVGHSAGMMTGYHRQPEKTREAEWFDAAGKRFIRTGDVGRFDADGFLTLFDRKKDMIISGGFNIYPSDLEGVVRGHAAVADVAVVGVPSEQWGETPVAFVVRREGDTTTEAALLQWTNDQLGKTQRLARLSFIDELPRSAIGKVLKRELRERDAG, encoded by the coding sequence ATGCACTCCGATTTTCAAGCCGCGATCGACAGCGAATTCGGCGCCATCGCCGACCTGGTTCGCCTGCACGCGCGGCACACGCCAGGCCATGCCGCGCTGGCCGACGCGCAGCACACGCTCGACTACCGCGCACTCGACGCGCTGATGGACCGCATCGCCGCCAGCCTGCAGCGCGACGGCCTGCAGCCCGGCGACGCCATCGCGGTGTGTGCGACCTCGTCGGTCAATTACGCGGCCGTGTTCCTGGGCGCGTTGCGCGCGGGCGTGGCCGTGGCCCCGCTGGCGCCCGGCTCCACGCCCGCCAGCCTGGCGCGCATGATCTCGGACGCCGATGCGCGCATCCTGTTCAGCGACGCGTCGGCCGCCGAAGTGATCGGGCCGGCCCAGCCGGGGGGCATCGCCCGCGTCGCGCTCGACGGCTCGCAGGTCGGCGGCGCATTCGACGCGTGGCTGGCGCCCGCCGGCGCCCAGCCCCGGCCGGTGGCGGCGCAGCCCTCGTGGCCGTTCAACATCATCTATTCGTCGGGCACCACGGGCGAACCCAAGGGCATCGTGCAGGGCCACGGCATGCGCTGGGCCCATGTGCAGCGCGGTGCCAGGTACGAGTACGACAGCCGCACCGTCACGCTGCTGTCGACCCCGCTGTACTCCAACACCACGCTGGTGGTGTTCTTTCCCACCATCGCCTTCGGCGGCTGCGTGGTGCTGATGCCCAAGTTCGACGCGCTCGGCTACCTGCAGCTGGCCGAGAAGCACCGCGTGACGCACACCATGCTCGTGCCGGTGCAATACCAGCGGCTGATGGCGCACCCGCGCTTCGACGCGCACGACCTGTCCTCGTACAAGTTCAAGTTCAGCACCAGCGCGCCGTTCAATGCCGCGCTGAAGGCCGACGTGCTCAAGCGCTGGCCCGGCGGGCTGATCGAGTTCTACGGCATGACCGAAGGCGGCGGCACCTGCATCCTGGAGGCGCACCTGAACCCCACCAAGCTGCACACCGTGGGCCAGCCCGCGCAGGGCAGCGACATCCGCCTGATCGACGAGGAAGGCAACGAGCTCTCGCGCGACGACCCCGACGCCGCCGGCGAGGTGGTGGGCCACTCGGCCGGCATGATGACCGGCTACCACCGCCAGCCCGAGAAGACGCGCGAGGCCGAGTGGTTCGACGCGGCGGGCAAGCGCTTCATCCGCACCGGCGACGTGGGCCGCTTCGACGCCGACGGCTTCCTGACGCTGTTCGACCGCAAGAAGGACATGATCATCAGCGGCGGCTTCAACATCTACCCGAGCGACCTCGAAGGCGTGGTGCGCGGCCATGCGGCGGTGGCCGACGTGGCGGTGGTGGGCGTGCCGTCCGAGCAGTGGGGCGAGACGCCGGTGGCCTTCGTGGTCCGCCGGGAAGGCGATACCACCACCGAGGCCGCGCTGCTTCAGTGGACCAACGACCAGCTCGGCAAGACCCAGCGCCTGGCGCGGCTGAGCTTCATCGACGAACTGCCGCGCAGCGCGATCGGCAAGGTGCTCAAGCGCGAACTGCGCGAACGCGACGCCGGCTGA
- a CDS encoding sensor histidine kinase: protein MKSLRGQLLFFWVLLFGMCAALAVVMLTLYRSSAGAQVAAGRSATEQSCRAIAARYARSATSPAPATPQIDLLQVLLQLVLVEAPHVEGGVWQAAGGQLAYAYPTYEGSGVKRDVPAAEQPLIAEMAQLAARTRQPQTDVVRGSREALIVSACPLAAPANDLAAWTMTRTNGGALAAQGSLRAGLGVLLVLVLASGLWLGSILLRGLRHVQRLENRLMQAGADGGAMPELPLTGVRELDRIVDGFNHYRLRFEEARAHLRDAAQQRSRDQRLAALGRMTGGIAHEIRNPIATMRLKAENALAAAPERQGQALQAIVGQIDRLDGLVQSLLALVQPVTLAPKEVVLHRWLDERVATVAPKADAAGVQVSLHHDTPASAMFDPVHLARAVDNLLDNAVRHAPRGGHVVLSASQPEVHSLAIRVDDNGPGVPEPLRASLFEPFATGRADGTGLGLALAREVALAHGGELHHRPLSPGTRFELELPWRIS from the coding sequence ATGAAATCCCTGCGCGGTCAGTTGCTGTTCTTCTGGGTGCTGCTGTTCGGCATGTGCGCCGCGCTGGCGGTGGTGATGCTCACGCTGTACCGCAGCAGCGCGGGCGCCCAGGTGGCGGCCGGGCGCAGTGCCACCGAGCAGTCGTGCCGGGCCATCGCGGCACGGTATGCCAGGTCGGCGACCTCGCCCGCGCCCGCGACGCCGCAGATCGACCTGTTGCAGGTGTTGCTGCAGCTGGTGCTGGTCGAGGCGCCGCACGTGGAAGGCGGCGTGTGGCAGGCCGCGGGCGGGCAGCTGGCCTACGCCTACCCCACCTACGAGGGCAGCGGCGTCAAGCGCGACGTGCCGGCGGCCGAGCAGCCGCTCATCGCGGAGATGGCGCAGCTCGCGGCCCGCACGCGGCAGCCGCAGACCGACGTGGTGCGCGGCAGCCGCGAGGCGCTGATCGTCTCCGCCTGCCCTCTGGCCGCGCCGGCCAACGACCTTGCCGCCTGGACCATGACGCGCACCAACGGCGGCGCGCTGGCCGCGCAGGGCAGCCTGCGCGCCGGGCTTGGCGTGCTGCTGGTGCTGGTGCTGGCGTCGGGCCTGTGGCTAGGGTCCATCCTGCTGCGCGGTCTGCGCCATGTGCAGCGCCTGGAAAACCGGCTGATGCAGGCCGGTGCCGACGGCGGCGCCATGCCCGAGCTGCCGCTCACCGGCGTGCGCGAGCTCGACCGCATCGTCGATGGCTTCAACCACTATCGCCTGCGCTTCGAGGAAGCCCGCGCCCACCTGCGCGATGCCGCGCAGCAGCGCAGCCGCGACCAGCGGCTGGCCGCGCTGGGCCGCATGACCGGCGGCATCGCGCATGAAATCCGCAACCCCATCGCCACGATGCGGCTGAAGGCCGAGAACGCACTGGCCGCCGCGCCCGAGCGGCAGGGCCAGGCGCTGCAGGCCATCGTCGGGCAGATCGACCGGCTCGACGGGCTGGTGCAGAGCCTGCTGGCGCTGGTGCAGCCGGTGACGCTGGCGCCGAAGGAGGTGGTGCTGCACCGCTGGCTCGACGAGCGCGTGGCCACCGTGGCGCCGAAGGCCGATGCCGCCGGCGTGCAGGTCAGCCTGCACCACGACACGCCCGCCAGCGCCATGTTCGACCCGGTGCACCTGGCGCGCGCGGTCGACAACCTGCTGGACAACGCGGTGCGCCATGCGCCGCGCGGCGGCCACGTCGTTCTCTCGGCATCGCAGCCCGAGGTGCACTCGCTGGCGATCCGCGTGGACGACAACGGCCCGGGCGTGCCCGAGCCGCTGCGGGCCAGCCTCTTCGAGCCCTTCGCCACCGGCCGGGCCGACGGCACCGGGCTGGGCCTGGCGCTGGCGCGCGAGGTGGCGCTGGCGCACGGCGGCGAGCTTCATCACCGGCCGCTGTCGCCGGGCACCCGCTTCGAACTGGAGCTTCCATGGCGCATCTCCTGA
- a CDS encoding sigma-54-dependent transcriptional regulator translates to MAHLLIVDDDDAFRDTLAETLQGLGHETVAVARGAQALEAASHARFDAVFLDHRMPGMDGLQTLEAMQARLARLPPVIVLTAFSSAGNTIDAMRLGAFDHLAKPVSREAVREVLARALQQHAAVASGEAPVAPEDDGSDLIGPSHAMREVHKRIGLAAAHTMPVLVLGETGTGKEMVARALHRHSARAGQPFVAVNCSAIPKELLESELFGHVRGAFTGATGERPGCFRAADGGVLLLDEIGDMALDVQAKILRTLQEGEVTPLGSHRTVKVDVRVIAATHRDLAGAVREGRFREDLLYRLDVLSIRLPPLRERLADIIPLAEHFLRRAAGSGGPRALSADAAQRLLSHPWPGNVRELRNVMERCHALVRHRVIGGADLAELAIGVGAVPRRKATDALPADWLEGDLPAAVEKLERLLIAQALAQTHGNRAEAARRLGIHRQLLYRKLAQYGLD, encoded by the coding sequence ATGGCGCATCTCCTGATCGTCGACGACGACGACGCCTTTCGCGACACGCTGGCCGAGACGCTGCAGGGCCTGGGCCACGAGACGGTGGCGGTCGCACGCGGCGCGCAGGCGCTGGAGGCCGCGTCGCATGCGCGCTTCGACGCCGTGTTCCTCGACCACCGCATGCCCGGCATGGACGGCCTGCAGACGCTGGAAGCCATGCAGGCGCGCCTGGCGCGCTTGCCGCCAGTGATCGTGCTGACCGCGTTCTCGAGCGCGGGCAACACCATCGACGCGATGCGCCTGGGCGCCTTCGACCACCTGGCCAAGCCCGTCAGCCGAGAGGCAGTGCGCGAGGTGCTGGCCCGGGCGTTGCAGCAGCATGCGGCAGTTGCCTCCGGCGAGGCTCCGGTTGCCCCGGAAGACGACGGCAGCGACCTCATCGGCCCGAGCCATGCGATGCGCGAAGTGCACAAGCGCATCGGCCTGGCCGCCGCCCACACGATGCCGGTGCTGGTGCTCGGTGAAACGGGCACCGGCAAGGAGATGGTGGCGCGCGCACTGCACCGTCATTCGGCGCGCGCCGGGCAGCCCTTCGTGGCTGTGAACTGCTCGGCCATTCCGAAAGAGTTGCTCGAGAGCGAGCTCTTCGGCCATGTGCGCGGCGCCTTCACCGGCGCCACCGGCGAGCGGCCCGGCTGTTTTCGCGCGGCCGATGGCGGCGTGCTGCTGCTCGACGAGATCGGCGACATGGCACTCGACGTGCAGGCCAAGATACTTCGCACGCTGCAGGAGGGCGAAGTCACGCCGCTGGGCAGCCACCGGACGGTGAAGGTCGACGTGCGCGTCATCGCCGCCACGCACCGCGACCTCGCGGGCGCAGTGCGCGAGGGGCGCTTTCGCGAGGACCTGCTGTACCGGCTCGACGTGCTGTCGATCCGCCTGCCGCCGCTGCGCGAGCGGCTGGCCGACATCATTCCGCTGGCCGAGCACTTCCTTCGGCGGGCGGCCGGTTCGGGCGGCCCCAGGGCGTTGTCGGCCGACGCCGCGCAGCGCCTGCTGAGCCACCCCTGGCCCGGCAACGTGCGCGAGTTGCGCAACGTGATGGAACGCTGCCATGCGCTGGTGCGCCACCGGGTGATCGGCGGGGCGGACCTGGCCGAGCTGGCCATCGGGGTCGGCGCCGTGCCGCGCCGCAAGGCCACCGACGCGCTGCCGGCCGACTGGCTCGAAGGCGACCTGCCTGCCGCGGTGGAAAAGCTCGAGCGCCTGCTGATTGCCCAGGCGCTCGCGCAGACGCACGGCAACCGTGCCGAGGCCGCACGGCGGCTGGGCATCCATCGCCAGCTGCTCTATCGCAAGCTGGCGCAGTACGGCCTCGATTGA
- a CDS encoding MFS transporter, with product MTDAAPLSPPSRRSLRALDALAFFAPDIQGGVGPFLIVFMAGTLAWDTQRIGTVMFVSALVGLAAQAPAGALIDSVRHKPRWIAGAIALIAACLVAMSNRPGYGVILAGQSLIGAAGALVAPAIAATSLGMVGRAGLDARVGRNAAITAAGTVLWALGTGWVGHAFGPHAMFFYAVAMALPTVAAALMIRSRDVDPRLARGADADADTGTQAQASARPVAGRWYDRRLVVLLVCAFLFHLANAAMLTLVAQKVGTRAGTSATLWLSAGVIVTQLVTIPIGLAVGRWAPRLARKPIFLAGFAVLPVRGLLYLLADSPAALLSLQVLDGIGAGIFGVMMTLTIGDLTRGSGHFNFALGIGAACVGLGAALSNLLAGTVAHLAGYGTAFLLLAGIAAAALTLFALAMPETRGRRGPLESAPAASALTTAAP from the coding sequence ATGACCGATGCCGCCCCACTCTCGCCGCCGTCGCGCCGCAGCCTGCGCGCACTGGACGCGCTGGCCTTCTTCGCACCCGACATCCAAGGCGGTGTCGGCCCGTTCCTGATCGTCTTCATGGCCGGCACGCTGGCCTGGGACACGCAGCGCATCGGCACCGTGATGTTCGTCTCGGCGCTGGTCGGGCTGGCGGCGCAGGCACCGGCCGGTGCGCTCATCGACAGCGTGCGGCACAAGCCGCGCTGGATCGCGGGTGCCATCGCGCTGATTGCCGCCTGCCTCGTGGCGATGTCGAACCGGCCGGGCTACGGCGTGATCCTGGCGGGCCAGTCGCTGATCGGCGCTGCCGGCGCGCTGGTCGCGCCGGCCATCGCGGCCACCAGCCTGGGCATGGTGGGGCGCGCCGGGCTGGACGCGCGCGTCGGGCGCAACGCGGCCATCACCGCAGCGGGCACCGTGCTGTGGGCGCTGGGCACCGGCTGGGTCGGCCACGCCTTCGGGCCGCACGCGATGTTCTTCTACGCGGTGGCGATGGCGCTGCCGACCGTGGCGGCGGCCCTGATGATCCGCTCGCGCGATGTCGATCCGCGCCTGGCACGCGGCGCGGACGCCGATGCGGACACCGGCACCCAGGCGCAGGCCTCTGCCCGGCCCGTCGCCGGGCGCTGGTACGACCGCCGCCTCGTCGTGCTGCTCGTCTGCGCCTTCCTGTTCCACCTTGCCAACGCCGCGATGCTCACGCTGGTGGCGCAGAAGGTCGGCACGCGCGCCGGCACCTCGGCCACGCTGTGGCTGTCGGCGGGCGTGATCGTCACGCAGCTGGTCACCATTCCCATCGGCCTGGCCGTCGGGCGTTGGGCGCCGCGGCTGGCGCGCAAGCCGATCTTCCTGGCCGGCTTTGCGGTGCTGCCGGTGCGCGGCCTGCTGTACCTGCTGGCCGACAGCCCGGCGGCGCTGTTGTCGCTGCAGGTGCTCGACGGCATCGGCGCTGGCATCTTCGGCGTGATGATGACCCTGACCATCGGCGACCTCACGCGCGGCAGCGGCCATTTCAATTTCGCACTGGGCATCGGCGCGGCCTGCGTGGGCCTGGGCGCGGCGCTCAGCAACCTGCTGGCAGGCACGGTCGCGCACCTGGCGGGCTACGGCACGGCCTTCCTGCTGCTGGCGGGCATCGCGGCGGCTGCGCTGACGCTGTTCGCACTCGCAATGCCGGAAACTCGCGGCCGGCGCGGTCCGTTGGAGAGCGCGCCCGCCGCTTCCGCACTGACCACCGCCGCTCCATGA
- a CDS encoding SLC13 family permease — protein sequence MTKDTVPALTATPANAPDAHEGGGNGLLWVLLAVAALFAFLRPRAPMDWLRLVDWQTVGALAGLLAITQGVEKSGMLQSAAQRLLARTTDLRQLALLLVATAAVLSALVTNDVSLFLLVPLTRVLATQAHLPLARLVVLEALAVNAGSALTPIGNPQNLYLWHRTGESFGGFMWMMAPTVLVMLFWLFVAVWLLVPRTAIALKPAAEAAPVQPRLLAMSGVLFVGFVVALDRHWLLAGLAVVFGAYLLFQRRVLLGVDWALLAIIALMFVDLRQLAELPAVASLVSQWPIGEGWRAYLAAIVTSQFISNVPATILLDRYVHDLPALAAGVSVGGFGCVLGSLANLIALRLARVPHGLREFHRIGVPFLIVCAASAVLLRLG from the coding sequence ATGACCAAAGACACCGTGCCCGCCCTGACCGCCACCCCTGCCAACGCGCCCGACGCCCACGAAGGCGGCGGCAACGGCCTGCTCTGGGTGCTGCTGGCCGTGGCCGCGCTGTTCGCCTTCCTGCGCCCGCGCGCGCCGATGGACTGGCTGCGGCTGGTCGACTGGCAGACCGTGGGCGCGCTGGCCGGGCTGCTGGCCATCACGCAGGGCGTGGAAAAGAGCGGCATGCTGCAGTCGGCGGCCCAGCGCCTGCTGGCGCGCACCACCGACCTGCGCCAGCTGGCGCTGCTGCTGGTGGCCACGGCCGCGGTGCTGTCCGCGCTGGTCACCAACGACGTGAGCCTGTTCCTTCTGGTGCCGCTCACCCGCGTGCTGGCCACGCAGGCGCACCTGCCGCTGGCACGGCTGGTGGTGCTGGAGGCGCTGGCGGTGAACGCGGGCTCGGCCCTCACGCCCATCGGCAATCCGCAGAACCTCTACCTGTGGCACCGCACCGGCGAGAGCTTCGGCGGCTTCATGTGGATGATGGCGCCCACGGTGCTGGTGATGCTGTTCTGGCTGTTCGTCGCCGTGTGGCTGCTGGTGCCGCGCACGGCCATTGCGCTCAAGCCGGCGGCCGAGGCCGCGCCGGTGCAGCCGCGCCTGCTGGCGATGTCGGGCGTGCTGTTCGTGGGTTTCGTGGTGGCGCTCGACAGGCACTGGCTGCTGGCCGGCCTGGCGGTGGTGTTCGGCGCCTATCTGCTGTTCCAGCGCCGCGTGCTGCTCGGGGTCGACTGGGCGCTGCTGGCGATCATCGCGCTGATGTTCGTCGACCTGCGCCAGCTCGCCGAGCTGCCGGCCGTGGCGTCGCTGGTGAGCCAGTGGCCGATCGGCGAGGGCTGGCGCGCCTACCTCGCGGCCATCGTCACCTCGCAGTTCATCAGCAACGTGCCGGCCACGATCCTGCTCGACCGCTACGTGCACGACCTGCCCGCGCTCGCGGCCGGCGTGAGCGTGGGCGGCTTCGGCTGTGTGCTGGGCTCGCTCGCCAACCTCATCGCATTGCGCCTGGCCAGGGTGCCGCACGGGCTGCGCGAGTTCCATCGCATCGGCGTTCCCTTCCTGATCGTGTGCGCGGCGTCTGCGGTGCTGCTGCGGCTCGGTTGA
- a CDS encoding AraC family transcriptional regulator, with amino-acid sequence MRAPDLSPPAHHELVLRDYSDSHGSHAHDHFQVLVGLQGVLEIEVEGRGAGIGPGQAQVVAPGDRHDFRARGSHSRCLVLDTTQAAWARCAERAPADAPQLHALARYLAHCIAQPQASALALLHGPALLLEAWRPAPPSAGSRRRRIDWALLAEWARTRWHEPLSVADLAEVACLSGSQFAQRCREEQGMGAMQWLRALRLAHARELRLGGMSVAQTARRTGYRSPSALTAALRR; translated from the coding sequence ATGCGCGCCCCCGATCTCTCACCGCCGGCCCATCACGAACTCGTGCTGCGCGACTACAGCGACTCGCACGGCAGCCACGCGCACGACCATTTCCAGGTGCTGGTCGGCCTGCAGGGCGTGCTCGAGATCGAGGTGGAAGGCCGCGGCGCCGGCATCGGCCCAGGGCAGGCGCAGGTGGTCGCGCCCGGCGACCGGCACGACTTCCGGGCGCGCGGCAGCCACAGCCGCTGCCTCGTGCTCGACACCACGCAAGCTGCATGGGCCCGCTGCGCGGAGCGGGCGCCGGCCGACGCCCCGCAATTGCACGCGCTGGCGCGCTACCTCGCGCATTGCATCGCGCAGCCGCAGGCGTCCGCGCTCGCGTTGCTGCACGGGCCGGCACTGCTGCTCGAAGCCTGGCGGCCGGCGCCGCCCTCGGCCGGTTCGCGCCGCCGGCGCATCGACTGGGCCTTGCTGGCCGAATGGGCGCGGACCCGCTGGCACGAGCCGCTGAGCGTGGCCGACCTGGCCGAGGTGGCCTGCCTGAGCGGGAGCCAGTTCGCGCAGCGCTGCCGCGAGGAACAAGGCATGGGCGCGATGCAATGGCTGCGCGCACTGCGGCTGGCGCATGCGCGCGAGCTGCGGCTGGGCGGCATGAGCGTGGCGCAGACGGCGCGGCGCACGGGCTACCGGTCGCCTTCGGCGCTGACGGCGGCGTTGCGGCGCTGA